A DNA window from Verrucomicrobiia bacterium contains the following coding sequences:
- a CDS encoding helix-turn-helix transcriptional regulator, producing the protein MKKTVAAKFRVEDFSEPHLVLCEIVLASGSEWTPQLPGWMVIHVSSGVGYWLHPRMNRELPTGAVVVHSDQVRGSIRASQVGELRLDFFRVEPAKLTGMVTMSDQRLLQSAAGDEKLSLRVVPPNPVFSETLKKLNAAELGNRFPVRAQLLLLFLEVFGGDFEQSRLESRAGFDASVRLRQMLNQMSASELMEMSFSELVSKTGCSARHVSRLFTEMVGVSFREKQVELRLARACELLATTDYKVVDVALESGYQSTSLFNLIFKQRFNISPAKWRDRVQRRKPARESVRRLHAAA; encoded by the coding sequence ATGAAAAAAACCGTTGCTGCAAAATTTCGGGTCGAAGATTTTTCTGAACCGCATCTGGTTCTTTGCGAAATTGTGCTGGCCTCGGGCTCCGAGTGGACCCCACAACTCCCTGGCTGGATGGTCATCCATGTCTCCTCCGGCGTGGGCTACTGGCTGCATCCGCGGATGAACCGCGAACTGCCGACGGGCGCAGTGGTCGTGCATTCCGACCAGGTGCGCGGCTCCATTCGCGCCAGCCAGGTCGGCGAACTGCGCCTTGATTTTTTCCGCGTCGAGCCTGCCAAGCTCACGGGCATGGTCACCATGTCCGACCAGCGGCTGCTGCAAAGCGCCGCCGGTGATGAAAAACTTTCCCTGCGCGTCGTGCCGCCCAACCCGGTTTTTTCCGAGACGCTCAAGAAATTAAATGCCGCCGAACTCGGCAACCGTTTTCCGGTGCGCGCCCAGTTGCTGCTCTTGTTCCTCGAAGTCTTTGGCGGCGATTTCGAACAATCGCGCCTGGAATCGCGCGCCGGTTTCGATGCCAGCGTGCGGTTGCGCCAGATGCTCAACCAAATGTCCGCTTCGGAACTCATGGAGATGAGTTTCTCTGAACTCGTCAGCAAGACCGGCTGCTCGGCGCGGCACGTCAGCCGTTTATTTACTGAGATGGTCGGCGTGTCGTTCCGCGAGAAACAGGTCGAGTTGCGCCTGGCGCGCGCGTGCGAACTGCTGGCCACCACGGATTATAAAGTCGTGGATGTCGCGCTCGAAAGCGGCTATCAGTCCACCAGTCTTTTCAATCTCATTTTCAAACAGCGTTTCAACATCAGCCCCGCAAAATGGCGCGATCGTGTGCAACGCCGCAAGCCCGCGCGCGAATCCGTTCGCCGCCTTCATGCCGCCGCGTGA
- a CDS encoding sugar transferase — translation MVSHRSIGIRSSALACQMLLVTCSFWGWFLIWQSSFVWDVGALKGYLLYNEFLLIGILFSGERKREATGQHHEWVSAIRQSFRQTLVGIFCVFMVVFARQDAAVSRSFFFSYIPWLYLTLIFSRYFIPRYLGKWAFSGDREERVALAGTGEQAARLAPWLEQKSFVGLRTIGLICPQSSTSIASPYPVLGTIDHMKEILADSSITQVIVLDLSLGSAWIRQMTHLCEDAAVRLLAVNDLNAYFNHTTTVFEDDGIRFIGLREEPLESPMNRLFKRILDLAVALPVVVLILPFVTALVWCLHRLQSPGPVFFRQVRTGMMGRPFGMYKYRTMHVHKGDENKQASKNDPRIFSAGAWLRRFSVDEIPQFLNVVLGDMSVVGPRPHLPKHEELFARVMSRYFIRKFIRPGLTGWAQVSGFRGEIHCEGDIQKRVEADIYYLENWSFSLDCLIILRTIKHCIFPPRSAY, via the coding sequence ATGGTCAGCCATCGTTCCATAGGCATTCGCAGTTCGGCATTAGCTTGCCAGATGTTGCTCGTGACTTGCAGCTTTTGGGGTTGGTTCCTGATCTGGCAATCTTCCTTCGTCTGGGATGTTGGAGCGCTCAAGGGCTATCTCCTTTACAACGAATTTTTATTGATCGGCATTCTGTTCAGCGGCGAACGCAAGCGCGAGGCGACCGGGCAGCATCACGAATGGGTGAGTGCCATCCGTCAGAGTTTTCGCCAGACGCTCGTCGGAATTTTTTGCGTGTTCATGGTCGTCTTTGCGCGGCAGGACGCGGCGGTTTCACGCTCCTTTTTCTTCAGCTACATTCCGTGGCTGTATCTCACCCTGATTTTTTCCAGATATTTTATCCCGCGTTATCTCGGCAAGTGGGCCTTCTCGGGCGACCGCGAAGAACGCGTGGCCCTGGCCGGCACCGGCGAACAGGCCGCCCGGCTCGCGCCGTGGCTCGAGCAAAAAAGTTTTGTCGGCCTGCGCACGATCGGCTTGATCTGCCCGCAATCTTCAACTTCGATCGCCTCGCCGTATCCGGTCCTCGGTACGATTGACCACATGAAGGAAATTCTCGCGGACAGTTCCATCACGCAGGTGATCGTGCTCGACCTTTCCCTGGGCAGCGCCTGGATCCGGCAAATGACTCATCTCTGCGAAGACGCCGCCGTCCGCCTGCTTGCAGTCAACGATCTCAACGCCTACTTCAACCACACCACCACGGTCTTTGAAGACGATGGCATCCGGTTCATCGGCCTGCGCGAGGAACCGCTGGAAAGCCCGATGAATCGTCTGTTCAAGCGCATCCTGGATTTGGCTGTGGCGCTGCCGGTGGTCGTGCTTATTCTGCCTTTCGTCACCGCGCTCGTGTGGTGTCTCCATCGGCTGCAATCGCCCGGGCCGGTTTTTTTTCGCCAGGTGCGCACCGGCATGATGGGCCGCCCTTTCGGCATGTATAAATACCGCACCATGCACGTTCACAAAGGAGATGAAAATAAACAGGCCTCCAAAAACGACCCGCGCATCTTCTCCGCGGGGGCATGGCTGCGCCGTTTCAGCGTGGATGAAATTCCCCAGTTCCTCAATGTCGTCCTCGGCGACATGAGCGTGGTGGGGCCGCGTCCGCATTTGCCGAAGCACGAGGAACTGTTCGCCAGGGTGATGAGCCGTTACTTCATCCGCAAATTCATCCGCCCGGGCCTCACCGGCTGGGCGCAGGTCAGCGGCTTTCGCGGCGAGATCCATTGCGAAGGCGACATCCAGAAACGCGTGGAGGCCGATATTTATTATTTGGAAAACTGGTCGTTCAGCCTGGATTGCCTGATCATCCTTCGAACGATCAAACACTGCATCTTTCCGCCGCGCAGCGCCTACTAG
- a CDS encoding AAA family ATPase — translation MAEKTIILPSHTSNGNGNGNGSGANYRLTLMAPKRRYLSYLRERWWVIMVCIALTVSALFVYETVRGEKVLSYAQLYASAEMQVAAVSFFNEEALTYFGTQIELLKSAHLQNAAYQRIGYVPKPNQPPPVKLEIIQPLKTSILELEATGSDPAITQNFLQALIDEYLNYKKEARDTISQEIMQSLTDQISKKEDDLKSEQDQWAHFQKSNNIVVLDQETRSAGLYLAELNMQLAKLKLDRDLLARGLDVTQMDSPAVMSAPAVTNATGSIPAYISTNFAEQLSSDAALKSAKVQLAVTRGERDQTLAEHGETAAHRLNDEVARLERTVQILEEQNLAERKATLEDLNKRISAMETSIPTWEAKVLDMNDRLSEGERLKSSVQREQGYYDHVLSTLQNVDLGKNVQTERLAVLQRATSPEPVKRHLIIWFALAVIGGFFMALGLVFCWYLLDDRFVSVRDIKEQYGEMVLGLVPQIRVPKSRPHQALLEHGDRRHTYAESYRHLRSAILFSSFGEGRPQTLLVTSSAPGEGKTTIALNLARLLARSGLRVVLVDADARRRGLSSLLNAKDQTGMLDFLRGDADAAQVTHPTDTPGLSYVPVGTHNELTEGVFLRPRLAELLRGLREERDFVIFDGAPILASDDAAVLVPLVDAVVLVTRPFYTRSRLIRQALDMLYQRQAKCVSFIHNRARADDLAGHYEMNGVPVPARNGAA, via the coding sequence GTGGCTGAAAAAACTATTATTTTACCGTCCCATACTTCGAATGGGAACGGGAATGGCAACGGGTCGGGCGCAAACTACCGCCTGACACTCATGGCCCCCAAGCGGCGCTACCTCTCCTACCTTCGCGAGCGTTGGTGGGTGATTATGGTGTGCATCGCCCTGACCGTGAGCGCGCTTTTCGTTTACGAAACCGTGCGCGGCGAAAAAGTCTTGTCCTACGCGCAGCTCTACGCCAGCGCCGAAATGCAAGTGGCCGCCGTGAGTTTCTTCAATGAAGAAGCCTTGACCTATTTCGGCACGCAAATCGAACTGCTTAAAAGCGCGCACCTGCAAAACGCCGCCTACCAGCGAATCGGCTACGTCCCCAAGCCCAATCAGCCGCCGCCCGTGAAGCTCGAAATCATTCAGCCGCTCAAGACTTCCATCCTGGAATTGGAAGCCACCGGCTCCGACCCCGCGATCACGCAAAATTTCCTTCAGGCGCTGATTGACGAGTATCTCAATTATAAAAAAGAAGCGCGCGACACCATCTCGCAGGAAATCATGCAGTCGCTCACCGACCAGATTTCCAAAAAAGAAGACGATCTGAAAAGCGAGCAGGATCAGTGGGCGCATTTTCAAAAATCCAACAACATCGTCGTGTTGGATCAGGAAACTCGGAGCGCCGGCCTGTATCTCGCCGAATTAAATATGCAGTTGGCCAAACTCAAGCTCGACCGCGATCTGCTTGCGCGGGGATTGGACGTCACTCAAATGGATTCTCCAGCCGTAATGAGCGCGCCAGCCGTGACCAACGCAACCGGGAGCATTCCAGCCTACATCTCCACCAATTTTGCCGAACAACTTTCAAGCGACGCCGCGCTCAAATCCGCCAAGGTCCAGCTTGCCGTCACTCGCGGTGAACGCGATCAGACGCTTGCCGAACACGGCGAAACCGCCGCGCACCGTTTGAATGACGAGGTCGCGCGCCTCGAACGCACCGTGCAAATCCTGGAAGAACAAAATCTCGCCGAGCGCAAAGCCACGCTGGAAGATTTGAACAAACGCATCAGTGCCATGGAGACCTCCATTCCCACCTGGGAAGCCAAGGTGCTCGACATGAACGACCGCCTCTCCGAAGGCGAGCGCCTCAAAAGCAGTGTGCAACGCGAACAAGGCTATTACGATCACGTATTGTCCACACTCCAGAATGTGGACCTCGGCAAGAACGTGCAGACCGAGCGCCTCGCCGTCCTCCAACGCGCCACGTCCCCCGAACCCGTGAAACGCCACTTGATAATCTGGTTCGCGCTCGCCGTGATCGGGGGATTTTTCATGGCCCTGGGTCTGGTCTTCTGCTGGTATTTGCTCGATGACCGTTTTGTTTCCGTCCGCGATATCAAGGAGCAGTACGGCGAAATGGTGCTCGGCCTCGTCCCGCAAATTCGCGTGCCGAAATCCAGGCCGCACCAGGCCTTGCTCGAACACGGTGACCGGCGTCACACCTACGCCGAGTCCTATCGCCACTTGCGCTCGGCCATTTTATTTTCGTCCTTTGGCGAAGGCCGTCCGCAAACGCTTCTCGTCACCAGTTCCGCGCCCGGCGAAGGCAAAACGACCATCGCTCTCAACCTTGCCCGCTTGCTCGCCCGTAGCGGCCTGCGCGTCGTGCTGGTGGATGCCGATGCGCGCCGTCGCGGACTCAGTTCCCTGCTGAATGCGAAAGACCAAACCGGCATGCTCGATTTCCTGCGAGGCGATGCCGACGCCGCGCAAGTGACGCACCCGACCGATACGCCCGGATTATCCTATGTGCCCGTCGGCACGCACAACGAATTGACCGAGGGCGTTTTCCTGCGCCCCCGGCTGGCCGAGTTGCTGCGCGGGTTGCGTGAAGAACGCGACTTCGTGATTTTTGACGGCGCGCCGATTTTGGCGTCGGACGATGCCGCCGTGCTCGTGCCGCTCGTGGACGCCGTGGTGCTCGTGACCCGGCCTTTCTACACCCGCTCGCGCCTCATCCGTCAGGCACTCGATATGCTTTATCAACGCCAGGCCAAGTGCGTGAGTTTCATTCACAACCGCGCCCGTGCGGATGATCTTGCGGGTCATTATGAAATGAATGGAGTTCCAGTCCCGGCGCGAAACGGCGCCGCGTAA
- a CDS encoding endo-1,3-alpha-glucanase family glycosylhydrolase: MNLTTIWKRLFHWAGLLCLLAKLPSASAADPHYVFAHYMVCFATYGATVAGYEQDIKDAQAAGVDGFVLDVPEWNGPDTYYNTRTEQIFQAAEALGTHFKLLFSVEMTNTADIVAMLGTYTARSNYFYFHNKAVVSTYGQNSVDWANGVFAPLSKQGINVFFVPYFEPEPISHAQDYSNATNLLTKYTNILDGLYYFAAGTVSNMIGINDSYNQACKQYGKIFMAGYSPSYWGCNQPPTRGYIEDDGGEGTVSQWTNIIQTQPDWVEITTWNDWGESTYISPIADPSVYFPDVASPRRYSHGGFLELSRRYIAWYKTGQPPANNADALFYFYRTHSTNAVASSPTELPVTNFKGDVADIIYTTVILTAPATLQISSGPKMFTNSLPAGMTHVRVPFAPGAQKFSVTRNGTQVLSAQGPDILSAIQVYDYFPASGYTYGLPAPSNLRIVH; this comes from the coding sequence ATGAACCTGACTACCATTTGGAAGCGTCTTTTTCACTGGGCCGGACTCTTGTGTTTGCTGGCCAAACTGCCGTCGGCATCTGCGGCCGACCCGCACTATGTCTTCGCGCATTACATGGTTTGTTTCGCCACCTACGGCGCCACCGTGGCGGGTTACGAACAGGACATCAAGGATGCCCAGGCCGCGGGCGTGGATGGTTTCGTTTTGGATGTGCCTGAGTGGAACGGTCCGGATACCTATTACAACACCCGCACCGAACAAATTTTCCAGGCCGCCGAAGCGCTCGGCACTCATTTCAAATTGCTCTTCTCAGTGGAAATGACCAACACCGCGGACATCGTCGCCATGCTAGGCACGTATACCGCCCGCTCAAATTATTTCTATTTCCACAACAAAGCCGTCGTCTCCACCTACGGCCAAAACTCGGTGGACTGGGCCAACGGCGTGTTCGCGCCGCTCAGCAAACAGGGCATCAATGTTTTTTTCGTTCCCTATTTCGAGCCCGAACCGATTTCGCACGCGCAGGATTATTCCAATGCCACCAACCTGCTCACGAAATATACAAACATCCTCGACGGCCTGTATTATTTCGCCGCCGGAACCGTGAGCAACATGATCGGCATTAACGACAGTTACAATCAGGCCTGCAAGCAATACGGCAAAATATTCATGGCCGGTTATTCTCCCAGCTATTGGGGCTGCAACCAGCCGCCCACCCGCGGCTACATCGAGGACGACGGCGGCGAAGGAACCGTGTCGCAATGGACGAACATCATCCAGACGCAGCCTGACTGGGTGGAAATCACGACCTGGAATGATTGGGGAGAAAGCACCTACATTTCGCCCATCGCCGACCCAAGCGTTTATTTTCCCGATGTCGCAAGTCCGCGCCGTTATAGTCACGGCGGTTTTCTGGAACTCTCGCGGCGTTACATCGCGTGGTATAAAACCGGCCAGCCGCCGGCAAATAATGCGGACGCGCTGTTTTATTTTTATCGCACGCATTCCACCAATGCGGTCGCTTCCAGCCCAACCGAACTGCCCGTGACCAACTTCAAAGGCGACGTCGCGGACATCATTTACACCACCGTGATCCTTACTGCACCGGCCACATTGCAAATTTCTTCCGGCCCGAAAATGTTCACCAATTCACTTCCAGCGGGCATGACGCATGTTCGCGTGCCCTTCGCGCCGGGCGCGCAAAAATTTTCCGTGACGCGCAACGGCACGCAGGTTCTTTCCGCGCAGGGCCCGGACATCCTTTCAGCCATTCAGGTGTATGATTATTTTCCCGCCAGTGGTTACACCTACGGGCTGCCGGCGCCGTCGAATTTGAGGATCGTTCACTAG
- a CDS encoding oligosaccharide flippase family protein, translating into MTPQRIGNFVIAASPEMLRPFWLKLRASPIGVRLVRGAFWSVAGTMVSRALGLLASIALARILGRTAFGELGTIQSTAGLFGIFAGLGLGITATKYVAELRDTHEQRCGRVIGFCLTTAMAGGTAAGLGLLIFAKWLAAHTLAAPQLAGALRWSALLVLLSTVQGAYQGALAGFEAFKGTASISFYSGLLSVPLIVVGGWLAGVEGAVGGLILQALAACVLSHAMLRKEMARARIPLSFAVHMAEWRLLWRFTVPAFLSGMAATPASWFSRTLLVNQPGGYPEMAMVSAANQWMNLLTFIPYMLGSVLVPVFANLHATGKQKEFRRLLGYNLVLNASVTSALALPIMLCAPIILGFYGPGFRDGVMIFWISMIVAIITAVNNLFSRAMQSAGKAWIDLSSSVLWAMSVVAGGWFLIRPCKGIGLVVTMALAAFALAIWQWFLLQKVFLKMNGAAHGG; encoded by the coding sequence GTGACTCCGCAACGCATCGGTAATTTCGTCATCGCCGCCTCGCCGGAAATGCTGCGCCCTTTCTGGTTGAAATTGCGCGCTTCACCGATTGGAGTGCGCTTGGTGCGCGGCGCGTTTTGGAGCGTCGCGGGAACGATGGTATCGCGCGCGCTGGGATTGCTGGCCTCAATCGCGCTTGCTCGCATCCTTGGCCGCACCGCCTTTGGCGAACTGGGCACGATCCAAAGCACCGCGGGGTTGTTCGGGATTTTTGCCGGGCTGGGACTCGGCATCACCGCGACCAAATACGTGGCGGAACTTCGAGACACCCACGAGCAGCGTTGCGGGCGCGTGATCGGCTTCTGCCTGACCACGGCGATGGCTGGCGGCACTGCGGCGGGGCTCGGTCTTTTGATTTTCGCAAAATGGCTGGCGGCGCACACGCTCGCCGCGCCGCAGCTTGCCGGGGCTTTGCGTTGGAGCGCATTGCTGGTTTTGCTGAGCACCGTGCAGGGCGCTTACCAGGGGGCGCTGGCGGGTTTCGAGGCATTCAAAGGCACGGCCTCGATAAGCTTCTACAGTGGACTTCTAAGTGTGCCCCTTATCGTGGTGGGCGGATGGTTGGCGGGAGTTGAGGGTGCGGTTGGCGGCTTGATTTTGCAGGCGCTCGCGGCGTGCGTATTAAGTCATGCGATGCTCAGGAAAGAAATGGCGCGGGCGCGCATCCCGCTTTCGTTTGCCGTGCACATGGCTGAATGGCGGTTGCTTTGGCGATTCACCGTGCCTGCGTTTCTCTCCGGCATGGCTGCGACGCCTGCTTCGTGGTTTTCGCGCACGCTGCTGGTCAACCAGCCCGGCGGCTATCCCGAAATGGCGATGGTCAGCGCTGCCAATCAATGGATGAATTTGCTGACATTCATTCCCTACATGCTGGGCAGCGTGCTCGTGCCCGTCTTCGCCAATCTCCACGCCACAGGGAAGCAAAAGGAATTCCGCCGCCTGCTGGGATATAACCTGGTGCTGAACGCCAGTGTCACCAGTGCCCTCGCGCTGCCCATCATGCTTTGCGCGCCCATCATCTTGGGATTTTACGGGCCGGGCTTCCGCGACGGCGTGATGATTTTCTGGATCTCCATGATCGTGGCCATCATCACCGCGGTAAACAATCTCTTCTCGCGGGCCATGCAGAGCGCGGGCAAAGCGTGGATTGATTTAAGTTCAAGCGTGCTGTGGGCGATGAGTGTGGTCGCGGGCGGTTGGTTTTTGATTCGTCCGTGCAAAGGCATCGGCCTGGTCGTGACCATGGCGCTGGCGGCATTCGCGCTGGCCATCTGGCAATGGTTCCTGTTGCAGAAAGTTTTTCTGAAGATGAACGGAGCAGCGCATGGTGGTTGA
- a CDS encoding FkbM family methyltransferase yields the protein MVGAIARHSRTLGQFPRLRDRALYIYGRILRRVSWPLPGRHSAVQVRLRDQPDPFHLRLSSTDWLVLEEIFQHEEYTFVRDVIKDAGLIVDLGANVGYSLRYWQTLFPNAQILAMEPEPNNFLMCARNVGSAGLAKQVTLLQAAAGARRELLRLVDGGEGEWAYRTEGGASQRGCAVDVLPLGEVLAQHVKGRKIDLLKCDIEGAEKDLFAHCAPWIEMVNAIVVELHPPYTLAELRSALAQSGAHFEVTVQINRKLCPLVLLQRQKSSSER from the coding sequence GTGGTCGGGGCCATCGCGCGCCATAGCCGCACGCTTGGGCAGTTTCCGCGGTTGCGAGATCGTGCGCTCTACATTTACGGACGGATTTTGCGGCGCGTGTCCTGGCCGTTGCCGGGAAGACACTCGGCGGTGCAAGTCCGCTTGCGCGATCAGCCCGATCCTTTTCATCTGCGGCTCAGTTCAACAGACTGGCTCGTGCTCGAGGAAATTTTTCAGCATGAAGAATACACCTTCGTGCGTGACGTGATCAAAGATGCCGGTCTCATCGTGGACCTCGGTGCTAACGTCGGCTACAGCCTGCGCTACTGGCAGACACTTTTTCCCAACGCGCAAATTTTGGCGATGGAACCCGAGCCCAATAATTTTTTAATGTGCGCGCGCAACGTCGGTTCTGCCGGCTTGGCAAAACAAGTTACCCTGCTGCAAGCCGCAGCCGGCGCGCGCCGCGAGCTACTCCGTCTCGTGGACGGCGGGGAAGGGGAGTGGGCGTATCGCACCGAAGGCGGCGCATCTCAACGCGGCTGCGCGGTGGATGTCCTGCCGCTTGGTGAAGTGCTCGCTCAACATGTGAAGGGCCGGAAAATTGATCTGCTCAAGTGCGATATCGAGGGAGCCGAAAAAGATCTTTTCGCCCATTGCGCTCCGTGGATTGAAATGGTCAATGCCATCGTGGTTGAACTGCATCCGCCCTATACCTTGGCCGAATTGCGCTCGGCCCTTGCGCAATCCGGCGCGCATTTCGAGGTCACCGTCCAGATCAACCGCAAGCTTTGTCCCCTGGTATTATTGCAACGGCAAAAGTCTTCCAGCGAAAGATGA
- a CDS encoding glycosyltransferase: MFAASVVITTKNRREDLCKSIVSALQQTFPLEILVMDDASTDGTAEHVKRHFPQVQVHRSEVSLGYIVQRNRAARLAKSGIIISMDDDAIFSSEFVVGHTLREFDNPRVGAVAIPFVDVNRGPSIYQCAPQAEKLYAIYSFTGTAHALRRDLFLKLGGYRENLIHQGEEEDYCLRLLDAGFITRCGRSDPILHFESPRRSFKRMDYYGARNKILYAWHNVPWGQLPMHLAGTTFKSAIYTFKPDRLLTRLCGIGNAYASIFSGQIRRRPVNRKSYRASQNLKRNGPQSFDKIEALLSKTKRPQPLITCES, from the coding sequence ATGTTCGCCGCCTCCGTCGTCATCACCACCAAAAACCGCCGGGAGGATCTCTGCAAGAGTATCGTGTCCGCGTTGCAGCAGACGTTTCCGCTCGAAATTTTGGTGATGGACGATGCCTCGACCGACGGAACCGCGGAACACGTGAAACGTCATTTTCCGCAAGTTCAAGTGCATCGTTCCGAAGTGTCGCTTGGCTACATCGTCCAGCGCAATCGCGCCGCCCGGCTGGCCAAATCCGGCATCATCATCTCCATGGACGATGACGCAATTTTTTCGAGTGAATTCGTGGTGGGCCACACCTTGCGCGAATTTGACAACCCTCGCGTGGGCGCCGTGGCGATTCCTTTCGTGGATGTCAACCGCGGGCCTTCCATCTACCAATGCGCGCCGCAGGCCGAAAAACTTTATGCCATTTACAGCTTCACCGGAACCGCCCACGCGTTGCGCCGGGATCTTTTTCTCAAGCTCGGCGGATACCGTGAAAATCTGATCCACCAGGGCGAAGAGGAAGACTACTGCCTCCGCCTGCTGGATGCGGGCTTCATCACGCGCTGCGGCCGGTCCGACCCAATCCTGCATTTTGAATCGCCGCGCCGGAGTTTCAAACGCATGGATTATTATGGCGCGCGCAATAAAATTCTTTACGCGTGGCACAATGTCCCGTGGGGGCAACTGCCCATGCATCTGGCCGGCACGACTTTCAAGAGCGCCATTTACACGTTCAAGCCTGATCGCCTGCTGACCCGCCTGTGCGGCATCGGCAACGCCTACGCTTCCATTTTTTCCGGCCAGATCCGTCGCCGGCCCGTTAATAGAAAGAGCTACCGAGCCAGTCAAAACCTCAAACGAAACGGCCCGCAGTCCTTCGACAAAATCGAAGCACTTCTTTCAAAAACCAAACGGCCACAACCCCTGATCACTTGTGAGTCCTAA
- a CDS encoding glycosyltransferase family 4 protein — MSPNSNDYLQSSPSESPSSGNAQRWIVSQEGTRQTYSVPLSFHRLGLLRTMYTDIWWPWARQLLKRGPAGTRALATRFNREIPSERVVSFNQFATVWRIGDHLRRRFPDRRKMSDEFCTFGRWMATCVRDHLKHQELDSERDCFFGFDTNCLETLEFLKPRGVFTLVDQVDPGLVEEELVIAEAEKWPGWEGIPGRFSQEYWDRLKAEWNLADLILVNSTWSRDALMRQGVPCEKMVTVPLAIDLAADHALTPVNPEGKLTVLWLGSVILRKGIQYLVEAARKLEPYGVEFILAGKMGISQDAIRTFPPNVKIVGRVTRDLVGQFYRQAHVFALPTISDGFAITQLEAMAHGLPVVTTPNCGDVVTDGVDGLIVPARDSQALADALAKLNDDRQLLHAMSRNALQTIQKYDLPSNARMIQQLVSQRRLSNEMQTV; from the coding sequence GTGAGTCCTAACTCAAACGATTACTTGCAATCGTCCCCATCCGAATCGCCATCATCCGGCAACGCCCAGCGCTGGATTGTTTCCCAGGAAGGAACGCGGCAAACCTATTCCGTGCCGTTAAGCTTTCATCGCCTCGGTCTTCTGCGAACCATGTACACCGACATCTGGTGGCCATGGGCGCGCCAGCTCCTCAAGCGCGGTCCTGCGGGCACGCGCGCTCTCGCCACAAGATTCAACCGCGAAATTCCTTCCGAGCGGGTCGTCTCTTTCAATCAATTCGCCACCGTTTGGCGGATTGGCGATCACCTGCGCCGGCGCTTTCCTGACCGTCGAAAAATGTCAGACGAGTTTTGCACTTTTGGCCGCTGGATGGCTACCTGCGTGCGTGATCATCTCAAGCATCAGGAATTGGACTCGGAGCGTGATTGTTTTTTCGGCTTCGACACGAATTGTTTGGAGACGCTGGAGTTCCTGAAACCTCGCGGCGTTTTCACATTGGTGGATCAGGTTGATCCCGGCTTGGTCGAGGAAGAGTTGGTCATCGCCGAAGCGGAGAAGTGGCCGGGCTGGGAAGGCATTCCCGGCCGTTTTTCCCAGGAGTATTGGGACCGGTTGAAAGCCGAGTGGAACCTCGCCGATCTGATTTTGGTGAATTCCACATGGTCGCGCGACGCACTCATGCGCCAGGGTGTGCCGTGTGAAAAAATGGTCACCGTTCCGCTGGCCATTGACCTCGCTGCTGATCACGCGCTGACTCCCGTCAATCCCGAAGGCAAGCTGACGGTCTTGTGGCTGGGCAGCGTCATCCTGCGCAAGGGAATCCAGTATTTGGTGGAAGCAGCGCGCAAATTGGAACCGTACGGCGTGGAGTTTATTCTGGCGGGCAAGATGGGAATTTCTCAAGACGCCATCCGCACATTTCCGCCCAACGTGAAGATCGTTGGCCGCGTTACCCGCGATCTGGTGGGTCAATTTTATCGCCAGGCTCATGTGTTCGCTCTGCCGACGATCTCCGACGGCTTTGCCATCACCCAGCTTGAGGCGATGGCTCACGGCTTGCCCGTCGTGACGACTCCCAACTGTGGCGACGTCGTCACTGACGGCGTGGACGGCCTGATCGTGCCCGCGCGCGATAGTCAGGCGCTGGCCGATGCGCTGGCGAAGTTGAACGACGATCGCCAACTGCTGCACGCCATGTCCCGCAACGCCCTCCAAACCATTCAAAAATACGACCTGCCTTCCAACGCGCGCATGATTCAGCAGTTGGTTTCACAACGCAGGTTGAGCAACGAGATGCAAACCGTCTGA